Genomic segment of Parabacteroides pacaensis:
CCCCTCTTTCAAAAACGTAGTAACCGGCACAGAAGGCCTGGACAACCGGATACCGAACGGTAAGGCTTGTTGCTCCAAAGTCGGCAATCCTTTTACGTCAGCTATATGGGCTTCGGGACTCAATCCGTATTTTTGATATACATAGGCATTTCCCATTACATGGTCCAGATGCAGATGTGTGCACAATAACCGTTTTAACGACAAATTATTTTCCTTGATGTAACGGTTTAATTCCGCTTCTTCTTCAGGATACATACATCCGCAATCTATTAAGACTGCCTCGCCGGTTTCATCATGTAAAAGGTAAGTATTTACCGGAAAGTTATTAAACTCAAATTTTTTTAATTTCATGACAAGGGTACGTAAACTACTTTTTTTGTTTTAAAAAACTCTTCTTGGAAGAAATGGCTCAAGTCTTCTATAACCGTTTTA
This window contains:
- a CDS encoding MBL fold metallo-hydrolase, coding for MKLKKFEFNNFPVNTYLLHDETGEAVLIDCGCMYPEEEAELNRYIKENNLSLKRLLCTHLHLDHVMGNAYVYQKYGLSPEAHIADVKGLPTLEQQALPFGIRLSRPSVPVTTFLKEGDVIRFGNSTLSVIHVPGHSPGSIVFYNAKNKVAISGDVLFYNSIGRTDLWGGNQEELIEGIKDKLFTLPDETVIYPGHGPETTIENEKTYNPFL